From Staphylothermus hellenicus DSM 12710, a single genomic window includes:
- the speE gene encoding polyamine aminopropyltransferase yields MEDYITGGLFIIEPTSPKLASLFKVKKVFVTEKTPYQEIMLAELEDFGRALIIDNLIQSTERDEYIYHESLVHPAMVLHPNPRKVLIIGGGEGATLREVLKHKTVEEAVMVDIDEKVVEFSKKYLEYMHQGSFYDKRAKVIIMDGLKYVKEAPNNYYDVVILDLTDPYAGEVAKPLYSEKFYREIHRILGEDGVVVTQAGNSFYYREAYDYVYNNLSKVFPHLAEYWVWIPSFNYTCNFILGSKTYDPGKMGEEEIDRILMVRGVKTKFFNGKRFIGLLKQGIIKG; encoded by the coding sequence ATGGAAGACTATATTACCGGCGGGTTATTCATTATAGAGCCTACTAGCCCAAAGCTAGCGTCTTTGTTCAAAGTTAAAAAAGTATTCGTAACAGAAAAGACTCCTTACCAAGAAATAATGCTTGCAGAATTAGAAGATTTTGGGAGAGCATTAATTATAGATAATCTTATTCAGAGCACTGAGAGAGATGAATATATTTATCACGAATCACTAGTTCATCCAGCCATGGTTCTGCATCCAAATCCTAGAAAAGTATTAATCATAGGTGGAGGAGAGGGGGCAACTCTTAGAGAAGTACTTAAACATAAAACTGTTGAGGAAGCTGTAATGGTTGATATTGATGAGAAAGTTGTTGAGTTCTCGAAAAAGTATCTCGAATACATGCATCAGGGAAGCTTCTATGATAAGAGAGCAAAAGTAATCATAATGGATGGGCTAAAATATGTCAAAGAAGCTCCAAATAACTACTACGATGTAGTGATTCTTGATTTAACAGATCCATATGCGGGAGAAGTAGCTAAGCCATTGTATTCCGAGAAGTTTTACCGGGAAATACATAGGATACTTGGTGAGGATGGAGTAGTTGTTACCCAAGCAGGTAATAGTTTCTATTATAGGGAAGCATATGATTATGTATATAATAATTTGTCCAAGGTATTTCCCCATCTAGCAGAGTATTGGGTGTGGATTCCAAGCTTCAACTATACATGCAACTTTATACTAGGATCAAAAACATATGACCCGGGAAAAATGGGTGAGGAAGAAATAGATAGAATACTCATGGTTAGAGGAGTAAAAACAAAGTTCTTTAACGGTAAAAGATTCATTGGCTTATTGAAGCAGGGCATTATTAAGGGATAG